In the genome of Taeniopygia guttata chromosome 4, bTaeGut7.mat, whole genome shotgun sequence, the window CTTGGAAGCGGTGGCCGAAGAAGCGGTTCCGCAGCACCCAGGGGTAAAAGTTGAGCGGGTCGCGGTGCTGCGGCCCGAAGAAGGGGTGCGGGGGCGGCAGGGCCGAGCCCCCCAGCTGGGGGGGCCCGACGGGCAGCGCCGGGTGCCCCACGGCCTCGGGGAAGACGAGCTCGGCGCTGCCGTACAGGGCCCGGCCGGCGGCTCCCTGGAAGCCGGGGGCGAAGGCGGCGGCgtcggcggcggcggcggggccggggtaGGCGagggcggcggggcgcggggggtCCTCGGGGCCCAGGGGGGTGTCCTTGCCCACCAGGGACTCGATGGTGAAGCAGCGCTTCGCGGACGGCTGGAACATGGTGTGAGCCGGGAGCGGgggggccggagcggggccggtcCTGCGGGTGCGCGCGTGTGTgcggtgtgtgtgtgtgtgtgtgtgtgtgtgtgtgtgcgtgtgcaAGAAACCTCCCCCTGGGCACGGCACACACACGCGGACCCGCGCCCCgcacccctccctccctccgcccccgccccgccgcccaCCCGCGGGCGCCCAcgcagccccgggcccgggcGGCCGCTCCACGGGCGGGTGGGACCGGCGGGACCCGCGGGGGCGCCTCACCTgagccccgggcccggcggggAGACCGGCGGGGGCAGGGCCGGGAcgggatggaatgggatgggagagccgggaatgtgggaatgggatgggagagccgggatgggatgggagagtggggatgggatgggatggggagagTAGGAAAGGTAAGGATGAGATGGGATGGGAGATCAGGGAATGGAGCGATGGGATGAGATCAGACAGGAGAGCAGGGCCGggatgggagaggagggaatgcgggaatgggatgggatgggatggaatgggatgggttgggataatgggatgggataatgggatgggataacgggatgggataatgggatgggataatgggatgggatgggaatgcagggatgggatgggatgggatgggaggtCAGGGAAGGTAGGGATGGGGTGGAATGATATGTGGGAGCAAAGCCAGGGTGGGGAGcgcaggggcaggcagggatgggatggaaatCAGGGAATGtaggaatgggatgggataggaGAGCAGGGCCGGGATGAAAAACAGGGGAAATAgggacgggatgggatgggagagCGGATCAAGGCAGGGATGGGTCGGTGCAGGATGGggagggcagggccgggcagtgggaggaagaggaggcaagAGGAggccggaggaggaggagaagggcaGGCGGGAAGAGTCAGAAGAGGCACGAGGAGGCCGGGGGAGGCAGGGGAAGGCACGGCCAGGCAGGGGAGGACAGGGGGAGATGGGGCAGGAAAGCgaggcaggggcaggcaggggaggaaggggaggcagaggaggcaaAAGGACGTAGAGAGCGCCCGAAAAACTGGACTGGAGCCGCTCCCGCAGGCCCGCCGCGAAGTTGCAGCAGAGGGGCTCCGGCTGCCGCGGGggtttcccttaaaaaaaaaaaaaattggaaaaaaatcttttaaaattcccttttttttcttcttattttgttgggttttttttcttttctttcctttttttttttttctttttatcctttttttctccttatttaaataaataaagcgGCCCTTTCTGCAGCGGCCGAGCGGAACTGCGGCCCGCGGGGGGAGCACAGGTGAATCCTCCGCCCCCGCACAAGCTCCGCTCCCCTCCGCCTGTCCCCTTCCAAATTCCAAAGGCAGGACCTCCCCGCGcccgaaacctcttcccaccCCTCcgaaaaaggaaaaaaaaataaaattccaaattGCAAATCTGCCAAGAAGCGGCGATTTTGGCCGCTCGGCCCCGGCGCGGGGGATGCGCGGGGGATGCGCGGGGGATGCGCGGGCCGGTCCCGAGTTCACTCCGCAGTTTGGCTCTGCTCGGAGTTTTGTCGGCCCGCGGAGGCGGGGGCCAACCCTCCCCTCCCGCACAAAGGGGGTTGAAAGTCTATTTTCCACTTGGCTGGATCGAAATACTCCGCGCGGGATCCTTCCCCCCGCGGAGAGGAGAGCGCTGCTGCGCGCCCGCGGGCTCTGCGCGGAAACGCTCCCGCAAGAGGCTGCGGGAAGAAGGATGGGGGCAGGAAAGGCAAAATGACACCAAATCCCTGAGAAGTGAAAGCCTAAAAATGGAGCGAGAGCGTCGGCAAAGcggtttatttttttcatttttattttcatttccgcaagagagagagagaggaaaataatcgacattcaaaatattttataaatagattttcaaatatatatttccgTTTATTTTTGAATAGGAAAATTGGAAATAAAGAAGAGGAGTTGGGTGAGAGAGCTGGCGGAGAGGGcagcgggagcggagcgggaaCAGCCGCGGAGGGACGGGGatgggagggaagggatggggaagaaggggaaggggcagagatggggaaggaggggaagggatgggatcgggaaggggaaggagaaggggacacggggacagctcGGCTCAGCGGCGGAAACTCTGCCGGGCTCCGGAGCGCTTGTGGAATTTCATTTAAATCAATTTAATCCATTGaattcaatttaatttattttttctctttggttttgttttttattttttttcctcgACCTTTTCTCTGCCCCCGGGGCCGGCGGGAGGGACGCGGCCCCTCCGGCCGTGCCCTGCGGGATCCGCGGCCCCGGagcgcggcgcggggccgggatTTCGTTCCGTGCGGATTTCCCGGTTCAGCATCTCCCGAGGGAGAGGAACGGGAAAGCGGCCGGGCTGCGGCTGCTCCCCGCGGGATCCCGCCGCCGGcagctcccctcggctcccgAGGAACATTTTGGGGAGGCAGCGGCTTCGCTTTGGGGCTGAATCGCCCTCTCgggaatttattaattttcacctgattttggtttttccctCAACTCGGCCCGGTGGTTTTCGGTCCCGGCGCAGTGTCCAGGCGAGGCTGCTCGGATGCTCCGAAGGGAACCGGGGAGCTGCTACGCTGAAACCGACCGAGAACGCCAAATTTAtctttaaatttccttttcccctctgctcccaggcctgctcccagctccaggataGCTCCAGCGGGATTTTTATCCCTCCGGGAATAAACCCGCACCCGCCGAGCGAGGGTCTTGCTCGGGCCGGAGGTGCCCCTGGTTTATGGAGAGGAAAACTTTACCCGCGGAATGCCCGGAGAGGGGAGCCGGGCTGGATTCcggcaaggggaaaaaagggaaaaagccattttcctttttaacgAAAGAGCCGCCGGCCGTGCGAGCGCAGCCGAGGCCCGCAGGGACCGGGCAGGGGCGGCTGCTCCGGGCTCGGGGTAccgggggggacaggggggtcTGGAAACCCAACCGAGGGTCTGGAAACCCAACCGAGGGGTCTGGGAAACCCAACCCCGGGGTCTGGAAAACCCAACCGCGGGGTGTCTGAAAACCCAACCGGGGGGTCTGGAAAACCCAACCGGGGGACTGGAAACCCAACCGGGGCGTCCTGCGAGGAGCACgggaaaggggagggaaggagagggaaagagggGCAGGACGGGCACCGAACACGGCCGCGGGTTGGGGGTAGAGGGTCATTGGTGGGGTGGCAcgggtggcagagggacagcgCGGTTCGTGTCCATCGCAGCCCCGGATCTGAGCCCGCCCGGGCCGGTCCCCGGAGCGGGTTCTGTCCCCTCGTTAATCGGTAACGCCGGGGCCATCACGGGGCACCGAGGGGAGCAGCGGCCCCGGGCCCGGAGCGCGGCTCGGCCGCCGCGTTAAAAGTTGACCGGACTTGAGAGCGCGGCTTCGTTTGCTCCTCCGCTcgcccagctgctcctgccgcgggcacggctcggcccggctctgcccggcACGGCTCCTGCCCAGCGCAGCTCCGGCCCGGCCTGGCtttgcccagctctgcccagcacggctctgccctgcccggctcggcccggctcctGTCAGGCTCggctctgcccggcccggctctgcccggcgcagctctgcccagcacgGCTCTGCCTGGCCTGGCTATGCCCGGCACGGCTCCTGCCCGGCACAGCTCTACCCaggccagctctgcctggcccagctcctgcccagcacagctctgcccggcccggctccgGCCCTGCCCGGCGGCTGTCTGGCACAGTTctgcccggctctgcccggcccggctcctgcccggctctgcccggcccggctctgcccggcccagctctgcccggcccagctctgcccagcacagctctgcccggCCCGGTTTCTGCCCAGCACCACTCTTGCCTGgcccggctcctgcccagctctgcctggcacagctctgcccggcccggctctgcctggctcctgcccgGCACGGCTCCGGCCCTGCCCGGCTGCTGCCCGGCacggctctgcccggcccggctctgcccagaacagctcctgcccggctcctgcccggctctgccctgcccggctctgcctggctcagcccggcccggctcctGCCACAGGCACGGCTCCTCCCCGGCCCAGCTCTGGCCCGGCTCCTTcccagcccggctctgcccagctctgcccagcctggcccttcTCACCCAGGGCACCCCCAGGGGACAGGAACACCGGGCCTGTCCGGGGCTGGGAGGGTACCCAGGTCCTGCTCCGCTTCTGCGGCTTCTCCTTCCATGGGCTCCTTCCATGGGCTCCTTCCATTGGCTTTGGCTCAGGAATAGTCCGGGTCGGAATAAATCGTCCCTGGAGCCAGCGGATTCCAGCAGGGAATTCCTGTCACATCCCACGGGTCCTTCAGTAGGGTGGGGTGTCACCTGCtcctggatggatggatggatgatggatggatgatggatgatggatgatggatggatggatggatggatggatggatggatggatggatgatggatggatggatggtggatggatggatggatggatggatggatggatggatgatggatgatggatggatggatggatggatggatggatggatggatgatggatgatggatggatggatggatggatggatggatggatggatggatggatgatggatgatggatggatggatggatggatggatggatggatggatgatggatggatggatggatggatggatggatggatggatggatggatgatggatggatgatggatggatggatggatgatggatggatggatggatgatggatggatggatggatggatggatggatgatggatggatggatggatggatggatgacggatggatggatggatggatggatgacggatggatggatggatggatggatggatggatggatggatgatggatgatggatggatggatggatggatggatggatggatggatggatggatgatggatgatggatggatggatggatggatggatggatggatggatgatggatggatggatggatggatggatggatggatgatggatggatggatggatggatggatggatgatggatggatgatggatggatggatggatggatggatggatggatggatggatgatggatggatgatggatggatggatggatggatggatggatgatggatggatggatgacggatggatggatggatggatggatgacggatggatggatggatggatggatgacggatggatgatggatggatgttTGAATGGACAAACGGATGGAGTTTATGGGATCAGACTGACTGAGAGAGGATCCCACACCAAGTCTAGGAACGGAAGCCACGCAGATCCTCCAGTTCTGGACTGGGGGAGGCCATTCCAGCAGGGAAGATCCTGCTGGGTTCCCGGCCACCCCACAGGCTCCCCACGGCTTTTCCATGGAGCTGCatccccctcccctctccaaccctgcccaggtgaggtggCATCTGCTGTGACAGGTCTGGGGCACACTCAGGGCTGGCACATCCTGAGGGTCCTTagaggggacacagctgtggCTCTGGTCACCTCTGCCCGGCAGTgacatgggacagggacagctctgtgacccctgcccagcagtgacatgggacagggacagctctgtcacctctgccctcagtgacacgggacagggacagctctgtcacctctgcccacagtgacacaggacagggacagctctgtcacctctgcccacagtgacacagggcagggacagctctgtcaCCTCTGCCCAGCagtgacacgggacagggacagctctgtcacctctgcccacagtgacacaggacagggattttgggaatgccATCCAAACcccattggtgcaaagtgctgtGCAGAGTTGGGCATTTGGGGACCTTCCCCTGAGCTCGTCCCTGACCTTGGGGACCCCGTGtcccctgcctggctgtgctgagctggctgTCCCACAGCAAGGcctgtggaaggttctggaaCACCTGCATTGGGGCAGCACCAGCATCTCCTGCTGGTGACAGGACTGGTGCCAGCAGCGCTGGTGCCACGGGGACCTGCAGCACACATGGCTCcgggggtggcactgctgccatgggtggcacaggggacacggcCCTCCCTGGGCTGTTGGAATCCCTGGAATCTGCACAGTGAGGGTCCAGCCCGgccccaaccccaaccccaccttggggagggggcagcagtggcagtgtgGCACTGACACGGCTGTGTGGCACTGCCAtgtccctgtggcactgccatATCTGTGTGGCACTGCCATGTCTGTGTGGCACTGCCAtgtccctgtggcactgccatgTCTGTGTGGCACTGCCAtgtccctgtggcactgccatgTCTGTGTGGCACTGCCAtgtccctgtggcactgccatgTCTGTGTGGCACTGCCATGTTCCTGTGGCACTGCCATGTCTGTGTGACACTGCCAGGGTTGTGTGACACTGCCGTGTCCGTGTGGCTCTGCCATGGCTGTGTGACACTGCCATGGTTGTGTGGCACTGCCATGGCCCTATGGCACTGCCGtgtccctgtggcactgccatgTCTGTGTGACACTGCCATGTCCGTGTGGCACTGCCATGGCCGTGTGGCACTGCCATGTCCATGTGGCACTGCCATATCTGTGTGGCGCTGCCATGTCCATGTGGCTCTGCCATGGCTGTGTGACACTGTCACGTCCATGTGGCACTGCCATGTCCGTGTGGCACTGCCATGTCCATGTGGCTCTGCCATGGCTGTGTGGCACTGACACGGCTGTGTGacactgctgtgtccctgtggcactgccatgTCCTTGTGACACCTCCAggccctgtggcactgccatgtccctgtggcactgccatgTCTGTGTGACACTGCCGTGTCTGTGTGGCACTGCCAtgtccctgtggcactgccatATCTGTGTGGCGCTGCCATGTCCATGTGGCTCTGCCATGGCTGTGTGACACTGTCACGTCCATGTGGCACTGCCAtgtccctgtggcactgccatgTCCGTGTGGCACTGCCATGTCCGTGTGacactgctgtgtccctgtggcacCGCCAggccctgtggcactgccaggccctgtggcactgccatgtcccagagctccctggTGCTTTTGGGGTGAAGATCGGTGTCTCAGGCATCACCTTGGAAATTCCCATTCCAGCCAAAACCTCTTTTGGGGGATTTCCCCGCGGGCAAGGGCACATCCAGCCCCGGTGGCACCGGAGCGTGACCCCCTCGGCCCCGCGgccaccgggacccccgggatcaccccaaaacccccgggGGACCTGGTGGTGTCACACCAGGGCGGATCAGCGGGCCCGgctgcccaaaatcccatcagACAGCACTGGGACACCACAGCGGCCACCTGCAAATGTCACTTTGGACACGGAGCTTCCAGCAGGGCCAAAGCACAGTTGGGAATTTTCCTCTTGGAAGCACCTGGGCACCTTCAGGGGAAACTGTGGggctgcttttcccaggaaaacccaGCTAGAAATCCCTCAGGTGTCCCTTCCAcctctggggacaccttggggacaccagagCAGGGGGTTAGAGCCAGTCCTGGCGTGGAGCTGCCCCCAAGAAGGAGGAAATGCGCTTTTCCAGGGGGTGCTGCTGGTTTCTGGCGGATCCTGCAGAATTCCCGTGGtgtcccccacccccaaatccccaaacccacggatctccctccctgtccctcgGGGACTGGTCGGAGGGGCCCCTGGCTGagtcatttatttattttgccgGTGCCATATGAAAGGCAGCCCCGGGTGTTTCCATACGAGGCGGATAGGTGCTTCCAACACTGACATTCTCCAGGAGAAAAATAGGCAGGAAAGCTCCTGGCGCAGCAGTTTTATTGTGTTAATAAGTTTGGCGTCTATAAGCACCATATGTAAATGACTGCTATAGTGCCTTGCTGCcatttaacattatgttggGGAGGTGAGCGGGAGCCAAGTCTGCAGCTTTTCCATTAATACGCCACGAGCTGCCAATTCCGgagggggtttttttccctcttttttaaatttttttgaaaaatgggAACGAGTGCGGCGCCAAAATGCTGCCTCAGACCCTTCGGTTGGGTGGGAAATGGTAAATATTGAGTTCATTTAGCCCTggaggcagctccagagcttggactgcgctgggaaatcCCGGTTTGCTGAGTATCCCGATCCCGGAGAGGGGCTGAGggatgggcagagctgtgccagcgTGGGGCTGGTTTAATCCGTGTTTGTGGGGTTATCCCACTGTGTTCGTGGGTTTATCCCACTGTGTTCGTGGGTTTATCCCACTGTGTTCATGGATTTATCCCTGCTCCCCCTTCCCCGGCaagcagggaggaaaaggagaaaaaaaaacaaaacaagggggaaaaaattgaactATAAAGCGCCGTGAGTTTCTTCCTCCTGCAAGGAATTTGCAGCGAATTTCTGTTGAATCAATGGCTCCGTGCAGTCATATGGATGGCAGGCTCCCAGCCATTATTAGTGTAAACAGATTTGTGAGCAGTATATTTAGCTGTTCCATATTGCTTTTAGGAAATGTGCACATttccatggcacacactcccagaGGGCCATACCCTGCCACGGTCTGCAGGTGGGCACGGAGCCTCCCGGGCCTCCTGAGCTCCTCTGCCCCGCTGGGAGGGAGCCCCGAGGCGCTGGCAGGGGTTTGGGTGCCCTCCTTGTTGGCTGCTGCCTGTCCCACCCGTGTCTCACCTGGTGGGGATGGCCTGGCCGGGCCACGCcggctggcagagctggcatcagctcctggaggagctggtggGGTGCCCAGCGGGGATTTGGGGCTCCAGGacacccagccctgagctgggtcagtgctcagcaccGCTGGGGGATCTTcatgggcactgccagggtggGGAGGCACCTGGGGAATGTGCCAGGATCCAGGTGACACAGCCACCCctggaacatgctgggatcCAGGTGACACAGACATGCAGGGGACACTCTGAGATCCAGGTGACACAGCCACCCGTGGAACATGCTGGGATCCAGGTGACACAGACACCCAGGGATCATGCCAGCATCCAGGTGACACCAATGCCCAGGGAATGCTCTGGGATCCAGGTGACACAGACATGCAGGGATTGTGCCAGGATCccctctcttccttcccctctctggtttcccctctcccctttcccctctctcctttcccctctctccctttcccctctctccctttcccctctctcccttcccctctctcctttcccctctctcctttcccctctctcctttcccctctccccattcccctctctccctttccttctctcccttcccctctctcctttcccctctctcctttcccctctcccctttcccctctctcctttcccctctctcctttcccctctctcccatcccctctctcccttccccGAGGAAGGTTGGCCCATCCCCGGCTCTCCATGACTACCCACTCCCGGCGGAGGCATCCGGGCTGGGGGGGAGCTGCCGCCCCTTTCAGGCCGCAGAAAGCCGCGACATCGGGGCTCTGCTGTTGGATGTCACCGTGTCCCTCCCAGCGCCGTGAAAAATCAATTAGGAAGAATTAGCGCCGTGTCACCGGGGCTCGGGAGGGGACAATTGCGGGGCCCGTCCTGCTCACGGCTTGGCCCCGAGGAGCCGGCTCGGTGTCCCCGCTGCTGCCCCGGCGGTGCCCAGCGCCCTGGCACCGCTCCAGCCGCCCTGGCGGGATGCCCGGGCACCCAAATCCTCCGGGATGCGGATTCCCAGCCGAGGGTCGCTGCCCGCCTCGCTGCTCCATCCCTGCGGGGGGGTTTGGCCGGATCGCGGCCCCAAAGCCGCAGCATCCCCGGCTGGAGGTGCCGTTCCTCTCTGGGAATGTCACTCCACCGTGtcgcctcttttccctcctcttcccatGTGAGTGGGTATATATATAaaccagaaagcaaaaaaaaaaattcccaaactctgattaaaatccccttttttttattCACCTGCCCATCTTTCCTGTCTGCATCTCCCCTTCTATCCAAACTCATAATTAATCGCTCAAGGCAAAAGTAATGAATGTTAATTGGCCATCTGTACAAAGACTAATTAAAATCTACCATGCTGGGGATTAAAACATACCTATAGCAACTGCCTGAATTGAGAGTGAGACAGAGGAGAGATTGAGAAAACAGCTGAAAGGCTTGTGCAAAACGCAATCTCGCTTAGGTGTGAGATGAGTTGCAGCTCCGAGATCTGAGATgctttattattaaattaaaaaaaaaaaaaaaccaacaaaaaaaccaaaactaaaccaaccaaaaaacgTGGAGGGGGGAGGGTGGGGAAGAAACTTCTGAGCCGGGAACTGGTTTAATGGGAAGAAAGGCCGCGGGGGATTTCAAAGGAGGAGTGACCCCAACATTTCGCGTCGGGTTTGGAGGAGGATAAAAACTGCCCTCTCCCCTCCCCGCCCGCAGGAAATATTTGGTGGCgtttgcagctttttttttagggtttgtGCCCGTGAATAAACGCGCcggggagcgggagcggggAAAGCAGcacgggccgggccgggggtgagggatggggctgtgcccgCTCTGCCCTCTGCCACCCCGTGCCCTCCTTTGTCCCAAACCCGCGGCCGCCCCTTTGTTGGGAG includes:
- the LOC115494788 gene encoding homeobox protein EMX1-like, which produces MFQPSAKRCFTIESLVGKDTPLGPEDPPRPAALAYPGPAAAADAAAFAPGFQGAAGRALYGSAELVFPEAVGHPALPVGPPQLGGSALPPPHPFFGPQHRDPLNFYPWVLRNRFFGHRFQGSEVSQESLLLHGPFARKPKRIRTAFSPSQLLRLERAFEKNHYVVGAERKQLASSLSLSETQVKVWFQNRRTKYKRQKLEEEGPDSEQKKKGSHHINRWRLATKQSSGEDIDVTSND